One window of Vibrio sinaloensis genomic DNA carries:
- a CDS encoding Crp/Fnr family transcriptional regulator, with product MLQGFQQQLIDYGFTASETKKLIDSAQLIELPTRHILLHQGQVATEIYLLLEGVCHSAYLTNQGKEFSKEFYWENDWIIGFESLIKQQASPYLLESLTPCTLITLPVDTLRVWREDKHSIYLKLLETQLMHKENKERFMLLYSPEQRYQLFCQNFPHLLDRLNDYQIAAYLGITPISLSRIKKRAQS from the coding sequence ATGTTACAGGGATTTCAGCAACAACTGATCGATTATGGTTTCACCGCGAGCGAAACGAAAAAGCTCATTGATTCTGCTCAACTCATCGAGCTGCCGACGCGCCATATCTTACTCCATCAAGGTCAAGTCGCGACTGAGATCTATTTACTGCTGGAGGGCGTCTGTCATTCGGCTTATCTCACCAATCAAGGGAAAGAGTTCAGTAAAGAGTTCTATTGGGAGAATGACTGGATCATTGGTTTCGAAAGTTTGATTAAGCAACAAGCTTCGCCGTACTTATTGGAGTCGCTGACTCCCTGCACCCTTATCACCTTGCCAGTCGATACACTTCGAGTGTGGCGTGAGGATAAACACAGCATTTATCTTAAGTTGCTCGAGACACAATTAATGCATAAAGAAAACAAAGAGCGCTTTATGCTGCTGTACAGCCCAGAACAACGTTACCAGCTGTTTTGTCAAAACTTCCCTCATCTTCTCGATCGACTTAACGATTACCAGATAGCGGCATACCTCGGGATTACTCCTATCAGCTTGAGTCGCATCAAAAAGCGGGCGCAAAGTTAA
- a CDS encoding GNAT family N-acetyltransferase has protein sequence MIDWQLIPFSQLTTTQLYQLLKLRVDVFVVEQTCPYPELDDKDHQPGVHHLLGYQNGQLVACARLLPKGISYPNVSIGRVATSIDQRKGGLGHQLLKQALDGCQRLWPQESIEIGAQQHLHDFYQQHGFVQTSDMYLEDDIPHIDMKLEK, from the coding sequence ATGATCGATTGGCAGCTCATCCCGTTTTCTCAACTCACCACGACTCAGCTTTATCAATTACTCAAATTGCGTGTTGATGTGTTCGTAGTTGAACAAACCTGTCCCTATCCAGAGTTGGATGATAAAGATCATCAACCGGGTGTACATCATCTACTTGGTTATCAAAATGGCCAATTGGTTGCTTGTGCCAGGTTGCTGCCCAAAGGCATCAGTTACCCAAACGTGAGTATTGGACGTGTCGCGACCTCAATCGATCAGCGCAAGGGAGGGCTTGGCCACCAACTACTCAAGCAAGCACTGGATGGTTGTCAGCGATTGTGGCCACAAGAGAGCATAGAGATAGGTGCGCAGCAACATCTGCATGATTTTTACCAGCAACATGGCTTTGTGCAAACATCCGACATGTATCTTGAAGACGATATTCCCCATATCGACATGAAGCTTGAGAAGTAA
- a CDS encoding DMT family transporter: MPRSVTYSAILLLIIGNLAASLSDGAVKLLDGEVTTFQYVFLRQLISTLVILPFWLAQTPDVRRLRSPKLNLFRAHLIIIGSGCMVVAITHLTLATANAVFYAAPLLMLPLAVLLLNEKTSLSRWIASMFGFAGVLVVLRPSEFHWAALFALGTTFTLALFHLTARKLPSEQNVITTLFWTSLLSIPVSALLAWIAWTPISLYHLLLILGSASLILLYNGLAVIAYRRAPAGNIAIAENSGLIFVVLLGVIGFNEVPDGLTALGIIMIVIPLMPWQRYTQPLRHLLRPKPPSERRKNITD, encoded by the coding sequence GTGCCACGCTCAGTCACATACAGTGCAATATTACTGCTCATAATTGGCAACTTGGCTGCATCGTTATCGGATGGGGCGGTTAAATTGCTAGATGGCGAAGTTACGACCTTTCAGTATGTCTTTCTGCGCCAGTTGATTTCGACCTTGGTCATCTTGCCATTTTGGCTTGCTCAAACACCCGATGTCAGGCGATTAAGAAGCCCCAAACTCAACCTGTTTCGAGCGCATCTGATTATTATCGGCAGCGGCTGTATGGTGGTGGCGATAACCCACCTCACCTTAGCGACAGCCAATGCCGTTTTCTACGCGGCGCCATTATTGATGTTGCCTTTAGCTGTATTGCTTCTTAATGAAAAAACATCGCTTAGTCGTTGGATAGCGTCAATGTTCGGTTTTGCAGGTGTGTTGGTGGTCCTGCGCCCTTCCGAGTTTCACTGGGCAGCTTTGTTTGCCCTAGGCACCACCTTTACTCTCGCGCTCTTTCATCTCACTGCTCGTAAACTCCCGAGTGAGCAAAATGTGATTACCACGCTGTTCTGGACTTCTCTGTTATCGATACCAGTATCTGCGTTGCTGGCCTGGATAGCCTGGACACCAATATCCCTCTACCATTTACTCCTTATTCTAGGCAGTGCCAGCTTGATATTACTTTACAACGGCCTGGCCGTTATTGCTTATCGACGCGCCCCTGCAGGTAATATTGCCATCGCTGAGAACTCAGGCCTCATCTTTGTGGTACTACTTGGGGTGATAGGGTTTAACGAAGTACCTGATGGGTTAACGGCACTAGGGATCATCATGATTGTCATACCACTAATGCCTTGGCAACGCTACACTCAACCGCTGCGTCACTTACTACGGCCAAAACCGCCATCAGAGAGACGAAAGAACATCACCGATTGA
- a CDS encoding LysM-like peptidoglycan-binding domain-containing protein, with product MNRRKKKRQQQVDYVEQLKARFSAIDWSKTINKIKQRWQILPRLHQRALMVLVPLLLVLLILPTPSEESPSDPLAPQVNERVSVEINTRSLSEQQNAAQQAPASEIWKEYQVKSGDTLAQVFRSNGLAMADLNALVKVEGSDKPLSQIRQGQLVRFKLAENGQLDILQLEKSDQSVMFFRLSDGGFGRSK from the coding sequence ATGAATCGCAGAAAGAAAAAGAGACAGCAGCAAGTAGATTATGTTGAGCAGCTAAAAGCAAGATTCAGCGCGATAGACTGGTCTAAAACGATCAACAAGATAAAACAACGCTGGCAAATACTACCAAGGTTGCATCAGCGTGCGTTAATGGTTTTGGTTCCGCTTTTACTTGTTTTGTTGATTCTGCCTACCCCAAGCGAGGAATCGCCGAGCGATCCACTCGCACCTCAAGTCAATGAGCGTGTCTCTGTAGAAATTAATACTCGAAGTTTGAGTGAACAGCAAAACGCCGCGCAACAAGCCCCAGCATCTGAGATATGGAAAGAGTATCAAGTCAAAAGTGGTGATACCTTAGCTCAGGTTTTTCGCAGCAATGGCTTAGCGATGGCCGACTTGAACGCTCTGGTTAAAGTAGAAGGCTCGGACAAACCACTGAGTCAAATTAGGCAAGGCCAATTGGTTCGATTCAAACTGGCGGAGAATGGCCAACTCGATATACTGCAACTGGAAAAGAGCGATCAATCGGTGATGTTCTTTCGTCTCTCTGATGGCGGTTTTGGCCGTAGTAAGTGA
- a CDS encoding FKBP-type peptidyl-prolyl cis-trans isomerase, which translates to MSEVKFDTVEQKASYGIGLQMGQQLAGSGLEGLNVDAIAAGIATALVGEQPAIEVDEINAALQELHTRMESARQEAAKAAAADGEAFLKDNALRPEVTVLDSGLQYEIITEGTGEIPTSDKQVRVHYHGELTDGTVFDSSVSRGQPAEFPVTGVIKGWVEALQLMPVGSKWKLYIPQDLAYGERGAGAAIPPFAALVFEVELLDIL; encoded by the coding sequence ATGTCTGAAGTAAAATTTGACACTGTAGAGCAAAAAGCAAGCTACGGTATTGGTCTACAAATGGGTCAGCAACTAGCAGGTTCAGGTCTAGAAGGCCTTAACGTTGATGCGATTGCTGCAGGTATTGCAACGGCACTCGTTGGCGAGCAACCAGCTATCGAAGTTGACGAAATCAACGCTGCGCTTCAAGAACTTCACACTCGTATGGAGTCTGCACGTCAAGAAGCGGCTAAAGCGGCTGCGGCAGACGGTGAAGCATTCCTAAAAGACAATGCTCTGCGTCCAGAAGTGACGGTTCTTGACTCTGGCCTACAGTACGAAATCATCACAGAAGGTACTGGTGAAATCCCAACTTCAGACAAGCAAGTCCGTGTTCATTACCACGGTGAACTGACTGACGGTACAGTTTTCGACAGCTCTGTATCTCGCGGCCAACCAGCTGAATTCCCTGTTACTGGCGTGATCAAAGGTTGGGTTGAAGCACTACAGCTTATGCCTGTAGGCTCTAAGTGGAAGCTGTACATTCCACAAGACCTTGCTTACGGCGAGCGTGGCGCAGGCGCGGCTATTCCTCCGTTTGCAGCGCTAGTGTTTGAAGTAGAACTACTAGACATTCTTTAA
- a CDS encoding DUF2780 domain-containing protein yields MYKKIALATLASLALIGCQSTSNDGQASTTETNYGTIANAALMAAVQAWSSQGAADTDLVSALQSSANVSSEQAIGGLGSMLALAQNSLSSSETNEMANLIPGFDSLQSSGLSTMIANNESVKSAFSALGMDPSLISTFTPIILSALQSQGASGGLLSSLGNIWQ; encoded by the coding sequence ATGTACAAGAAAATAGCATTAGCGACTTTAGCGAGCCTTGCTTTAATAGGTTGCCAAAGTACATCGAATGATGGTCAGGCTAGCACAACTGAAACCAATTACGGCACCATCGCCAATGCGGCTTTAATGGCAGCGGTTCAGGCTTGGTCTTCACAAGGAGCAGCAGATACAGATTTAGTTTCAGCACTGCAAAGCAGTGCCAATGTGTCATCTGAACAAGCGATAGGCGGTCTGGGCTCGATGTTAGCCTTAGCGCAAAACTCATTGAGTAGTAGTGAAACCAATGAGATGGCTAACCTTATTCCGGGGTTCGATTCGCTACAATCGAGTGGTTTAAGCACCATGATTGCTAACAACGAATCGGTTAAGAGCGCATTTTCAGCATTAGGGATGGATCCTTCTCTGATCTCGACCTTCACTCCTATCATCTTGAGCGCATTACAAAGTCAAGGAGCAAGTGGCGGGTTATTGAGTAGCTTAGGCAATATCTGGCAGTAA
- the rplQ gene encoding 50S ribosomal protein L17 — MRHRKSGRQLNRNSSHRKAMFSNMASSLVRHEVIKTTLPKAKELRRVVEPLITLAKTDSVANRRLAFARTRDNEVVAKLFNELGPRFAARQGGYTRILKAGFRTGDKAPMAYIELVDRPAAEEAAE; from the coding sequence ATGCGCCATCGTAAGAGTGGTCGTCAACTCAACCGCAACAGCTCACATCGTAAAGCGATGTTTAGCAACATGGCTAGCTCTCTAGTACGTCATGAAGTTATCAAGACTACACTGCCAAAAGCAAAAGAGCTACGTCGCGTAGTTGAGCCTTTGATTACACTAGCTAAGACTGACAGCGTTGCTAACCGTCGTCTAGCATTTGCACGTACTCGTGACAACGAAGTAGTTGCAAAACTATTTAACGAACTAGGTCCACGTTTTGCTGCTCGTCAGGGCGGTTACACTCGTATCCTAAAAGCTGGTTTCCGTACTGGTGATAAAGCTCCAATGGCTTACATTGAGCTTGTAGATCGCCCAGCTGCTGAAGAAGCTGCTGAGTAA
- a CDS encoding DNA-directed RNA polymerase subunit alpha, with the protein MQGSVTEFLKPRLVDIEQVSTTHAKVTLEPLERGFGHTLGNALRRILLSSMPGCAVTEVEIEGVLHEYSTKEGVQEDILEILLNLKGLAVRVAEGKDEVFITLNKSGSGPVVAGDITHDGDVEIANPEHVICHLTDDNAEIAMRIKVERGRGYVPASARIHTEEDERPIGRLLVDATYSPVDKIAYSVEAARVEQRTDLDKLVIDMETNGTLDPEEAIRRAATILAEQLDAFVDLRDVRVPEEKEEKPEFDPILLRPVDDLELTVRSANCLKAEAIHYIGDLVQRTEVELLKTPNLGKKSLTEIKDVLASRGLSLGMRLENWPPASIAED; encoded by the coding sequence ATGCAGGGTTCTGTAACAGAATTTCTTAAGCCACGTCTTGTTGACATCGAACAAGTTAGCACGACTCACGCAAAAGTAACTCTTGAGCCATTAGAGCGTGGTTTTGGCCATACTCTTGGTAATGCACTTCGCCGTATTCTTCTATCTTCTATGCCAGGTTGTGCTGTAACAGAAGTGGAAATTGAAGGCGTACTTCATGAGTACAGCACTAAAGAAGGTGTTCAAGAAGACATTCTTGAAATCCTACTTAACCTTAAAGGTTTGGCTGTACGTGTTGCCGAAGGCAAAGATGAAGTGTTCATTACTTTGAACAAATCAGGCTCGGGCCCTGTGGTTGCAGGTGACATCACCCATGATGGTGATGTAGAGATCGCTAACCCTGAACACGTTATTTGTCACCTTACTGATGACAACGCTGAGATCGCAATGCGTATCAAAGTTGAACGTGGTCGTGGTTATGTTCCAGCTTCGGCTCGTATCCATACTGAAGAAGATGAGCGTCCAATTGGTCGCCTACTGGTTGACGCTACGTACAGCCCAGTAGACAAAATTGCTTATTCTGTTGAAGCCGCTCGTGTAGAGCAGCGTACAGACTTAGACAAGCTTGTTATCGACATGGAAACGAACGGTACTCTAGACCCTGAGGAAGCAATCCGTCGCGCAGCTACTATCCTAGCTGAGCAATTGGATGCGTTCGTAGATCTACGTGATGTACGTGTACCTGAGGAGAAGGAAGAGAAGCCAGAGTTCGATCCGATCCTACTGCGTCCTGTAGACGATCTTGAACTAACAGTTCGCTCTGCTAACTGTCTGAAAGCAGAAGCGATTCACTACATCGGTGATCTTGTACAGCGTACTGAGGTTGAGCTACTTAAAACGCCTAACCTGGGTAAAAAATCTCTTACAGAGATCAAAGACGTACTTGCATCACGTGGTCTTTCTCTAGGTATGCGCCTAGAAAACTGGCCACCAGCGTCTATCGCTGAAGATTAA
- the rpsD gene encoding 30S ribosomal protein S4 produces MARYLGPKLKLSRREGTDLFLKSGVRAIDTKCKIDNAPGVHGARRGRLSEYGVQLREKQKVRRMYGVLEKQFRNYYKEAARLKGNTGENLLQLLEGRLDNVVYRMGFGATRAEARQLVSHKAILVNGKVVNVPSFKVAANDVVSIREKAKQQSRIKAALEVAEQREKPTWIEVDGGKMEGTFKRLPERSDLSADINEQLIVELYSK; encoded by the coding sequence ATGGCAAGATATTTGGGTCCTAAGCTGAAGCTTAGCCGTCGCGAAGGTACTGACTTATTCCTTAAGTCTGGTGTACGCGCGATCGATACCAAGTGTAAAATTGATAACGCACCAGGTGTACACGGCGCTCGTCGCGGTCGTCTATCTGAGTATGGCGTTCAGCTTCGTGAGAAGCAAAAAGTTCGTCGTATGTACGGCGTTCTAGAAAAACAATTCCGTAACTACTACAAAGAAGCTGCTCGTCTTAAAGGCAACACTGGTGAGAACCTACTTCAGCTTCTTGAAGGTCGTCTTGATAACGTAGTTTACCGCATGGGCTTTGGTGCAACTCGCGCAGAAGCACGTCAGCTAGTTAGCCACAAAGCTATCCTAGTTAACGGTAAAGTTGTAAACGTTCCTTCTTTCAAAGTTGCGGCTAACGACGTTGTTTCTATCCGCGAGAAAGCTAAACAGCAATCTCGTATCAAGGCTGCTCTAGAAGTTGCAGAACAACGTGAAAAACCAACTTGGATTGAAGTAGATGGTGGCAAGATGGAAGGTACGTTCAAGCGTTTGCCTGAGCGTTCAGATCTATCTGCTGACATCAACGAACAATTGATCGTCGAGCTTTACTCTAAGTAA
- the rpsK gene encoding 30S ribosomal protein S11: MAKQPTRARKRVRKQVADGVAHIHASFNNTIVTITDRQGNALAWATAGGSGFRGSRKSTPFAAQVAAERCAEMAKEYGLKNLEVMVKGPGPGRESTVRALNAAGFRITNIVDATPIPHNGCRPPKKRRV; the protein is encoded by the coding sequence ATGGCTAAACAACCAACTCGCGCTCGTAAGCGCGTACGCAAGCAAGTTGCAGATGGCGTTGCGCACATCCATGCATCTTTCAATAACACAATCGTAACCATCACAGACCGTCAAGGCAACGCTCTAGCTTGGGCTACTGCAGGTGGTTCAGGTTTCCGTGGTTCTCGTAAGTCTACTCCGTTCGCTGCACAGGTTGCTGCTGAGCGTTGTGCTGAAATGGCTAAAGAGTACGGTCTAAAGAACTTGGAAGTTATGGTTAAGGGTCCAGGTCCAGGTCGTGAATCTACTGTTCGCGCACTGAACGCTGCTGGTTTCCGTATCACGAACATCGTTGATGCGACTCCAATCCCTCATAACGGTTGTCGTCCACCTAAGAAACGTCGCGTATAA
- the rpsM gene encoding 30S ribosomal protein S13, whose protein sequence is MARIAGINIPDQKHAVIALTAIYGIGKTRSQAILAEVGIAEDVKISELTEEQIDQLRDGVAKYTVEGDLRREVSMNIKRLMDLGCYRGLRHRRSLPLRGQRTKTNARTRKGPRKPIKK, encoded by the coding sequence ATGGCCCGTATTGCAGGCATTAACATTCCTGATCAAAAACATGCTGTAATCGCACTAACTGCGATCTACGGCATCGGTAAAACTCGCTCTCAAGCTATCCTAGCTGAAGTGGGTATTGCTGAAGATGTTAAGATCAGTGAACTAACTGAAGAGCAGATCGATCAACTGCGTGATGGTGTAGCTAAGTACACTGTAGAAGGTGATCTACGTCGTGAAGTATCAATGAACATCAAGCGTCTTATGGACCTTGGTTGTTACCGTGGTCTTCGTCATCGTCGCAGTCTACCACTACGTGGACAGCGTACTAAAACCAATGCTCGCACCCGTAAGGGTCCGCGTAAGCCGATCAAGAAATAA
- the rpmJ gene encoding 50S ribosomal protein L36 gives MKVRASVKKICRNCKVIKRNGVVRVICSEPKHKQRQG, from the coding sequence ATGAAAGTTCGTGCTTCCGTTAAAAAAATCTGCCGTAACTGTAAAGTTATCAAGCGCAACGGTGTTGTTCGCGTGATTTGCAGTGAGCCAAAGCACAAGCAGCGCCAAGGCTAA
- the secY gene encoding preprotein translocase subunit SecY produces MAKKPGQDFRSAQSGLSELKSRLLFVIGALLVFRAGSFVPIPGIDAAVLADLFEQQKGTIVEMFNMFSGGALERASILALGIMPYISASIVVQLLTVVHPALAELKKEGEAGRRKISQYTRYGTLVLATFQAIGIATGLPSMVDNLVVINQTMFTLIATVSLVTGTMFLMWLGEQITERGIGNGISILIFAGIVAGLPSAIGQTIEQARQGELHVLLLLLIGVLAFAVIYFVVFMERGQRRIVVNYAKRQQGRKVFAAQSTHLPLKINMAGVIPAIFASSIILFPGTLAQWFGQNGESSTFGWLTDVSLALSPGQPLYVMLYAAAIIFFCFFYTALVFNPRETADNLKKSGAFVPGIRPGEQTAKYIDKVMTRLTLAGALYITFICLIPEFMMVAWNVRFYFGGTSLLIVVVVIMDFMAQVQTHLMSQQYDSVLKKANLKGYGR; encoded by the coding sequence ATGGCTAAGAAACCAGGACAAGATTTTCGTAGTGCTCAGAGCGGCTTAAGTGAGCTAAAGTCGCGCTTATTATTCGTAATTGGTGCACTTTTAGTATTCCGAGCAGGCTCTTTCGTGCCGATTCCTGGTATTGACGCTGCTGTACTTGCCGATTTGTTCGAACAGCAAAAAGGTACCATCGTAGAAATGTTTAACATGTTCTCCGGTGGTGCTCTTGAGCGTGCATCTATATTAGCGTTGGGCATCATGCCGTATATTTCGGCATCGATTGTTGTCCAACTGCTAACTGTAGTTCATCCAGCGTTAGCTGAACTCAAAAAAGAGGGTGAAGCAGGCCGTCGTAAGATCAGCCAATACACACGCTACGGCACGCTTGTACTTGCAACATTCCAAGCTATAGGTATTGCAACAGGCCTACCAAGCATGGTCGACAATCTGGTTGTTATCAACCAAACCATGTTTACGCTAATTGCTACCGTAAGTTTAGTAACCGGTACCATGTTCCTGATGTGGTTAGGTGAACAGATTACAGAGCGCGGAATCGGTAATGGTATTTCGATACTCATTTTTGCAGGTATTGTTGCTGGATTGCCTTCGGCAATCGGTCAAACAATCGAGCAAGCGCGTCAAGGTGAATTGCATGTACTTCTTCTGCTGTTGATTGGTGTATTAGCTTTTGCAGTTATTTACTTCGTTGTTTTCATGGAGCGTGGTCAGCGTCGAATCGTTGTTAACTACGCGAAGCGTCAACAAGGTCGTAAAGTTTTTGCTGCACAGAGCACTCACTTGCCATTAAAAATTAATATGGCCGGTGTAATTCCAGCAATCTTTGCTTCAAGCATTATCTTGTTCCCAGGAACATTGGCTCAGTGGTTCGGTCAGAACGGTGAGAGCAGCACGTTCGGTTGGTTAACTGACGTGTCTTTGGCTCTTAGCCCTGGTCAACCTCTGTATGTAATGCTTTATGCAGCAGCGATTATTTTCTTCTGTTTCTTCTACACGGCGTTGGTTTTCAACCCGCGTGAAACAGCAGATAACTTGAAGAAGTCCGGTGCATTCGTACCCGGCATCCGCCCAGGTGAGCAGACAGCTAAGTATATTGATAAAGTAATGACGCGTTTAACCCTTGCCGGTGCGCTTTACATTACCTTTATCTGTCTGATTCCAGAGTTCATGATGGTCGCGTGGAACGTACGTTTCTACTTCGGCGGTACATCACTACTCATCGTAGTGGTCGTTATTATGGACTTTATGGCACAGGTACAGACTCATCTGATGTCTCAACAGTATGATTCTGTGTTGAAGAAGGCAAATCTGAAAGGGTACGGCCGTTAG
- the rplO gene encoding 50S ribosomal protein L15: MRLNTLSPAAGAKTTAKRVGRGIGSGLGKTGGRGHKGQKSRSGGSVRPGFEGGQMPLKQRLPKFGFTSRKSLVSAEVRLAELAKVTGDVVDLNSLKAANVITKNIEFVKVVLSGEINKAVTVKGLRVTKGAKAAIEAAGGKIEE, from the coding sequence ATGCGTTTGAATACTCTATCACCAGCAGCTGGTGCTAAAACTACCGCTAAGCGTGTAGGTCGTGGTATCGGTTCTGGCCTAGGTAAAACTGGTGGCCGTGGCCACAAAGGTCAAAAGTCACGTTCTGGCGGCAGTGTTCGTCCAGGTTTCGAAGGCGGTCAGATGCCTCTGAAACAACGTCTACCAAAATTCGGCTTCACTTCTCGTAAGAGCCTAGTGTCTGCTGAAGTTCGTCTAGCTGAGCTAGCGAAAGTAACTGGTGACGTAGTAGATCTAAACAGCCTTAAAGCTGCTAACGTTATCACTAAGAACATCGAATTCGTAAAAGTTGTTCTATCTGGTGAAATCAACAAAGCAGTGACTGTTAAAGGTCTACGTGTGACTAAAGGCGCTAAAGCTGCAATCGAAGCTGCAGGCGGTAAAATCGAGGAATAA
- the rpmD gene encoding 50S ribosomal protein L30, producing the protein MATIKVTQTKSSIGRLPKHKATLRGLGLRKINHTVELEDTPCVRGMINKVYYMVKVEE; encoded by the coding sequence ATGGCAACTATTAAAGTAACTCAAACTAAAAGCTCAATTGGTCGCCTGCCTAAGCACAAAGCTACTTTGCGCGGTCTAGGCCTTCGTAAAATCAACCACACAGTAGAACTTGAAGATACTCCGTGCGTGCGCGGTATGATCAACAAGGTTTACTACATGGTTAAAGTTGAGGAGTAA
- the rpsE gene encoding 30S ribosomal protein S5 has protein sequence MAKEQQVQANDLQEKLIAVNRVSKTVKGGRIMSFTALTVVGDGNGRVGFGYGKAREVPAAIQKAMEKARRNMTTIALNEGTLHHPVKGRHSGSKVYMQPAAEGTGVIAGGAMRAVLEVAGVHNVLSKAYGSTNPINIVRATIDALGSMKSPEMVAAKRGLTVESISE, from the coding sequence ATGGCTAAAGAACAACAAGTTCAAGCGAATGATTTGCAAGAAAAGCTAATCGCCGTTAACCGTGTTTCTAAAACGGTTAAAGGTGGTCGAATCATGAGCTTCACTGCACTAACAGTAGTTGGTGACGGTAACGGTCGTGTAGGTTTCGGTTACGGCAAAGCCCGTGAAGTACCTGCTGCGATCCAGAAAGCAATGGAAAAAGCACGTCGTAACATGACTACGATCGCGCTAAACGAAGGTACTCTTCACCACCCGGTGAAAGGTCGCCATTCGGGCTCTAAAGTTTACATGCAGCCTGCTGCAGAAGGTACTGGTGTTATCGCAGGTGGTGCGATGCGTGCAGTACTAGAAGTTGCTGGTGTACACAACGTACTATCTAAAGCATACGGTTCTACGAACCCTATCAACATCGTTCGTGCAACGATCGATGCGCTAGGTAGCATGAAGTCACCAGAAATGGTTGCTGCTAAACGTGGTCTAACTGTTGAATCTATTTCGGAGTAA
- the rplR gene encoding 50S ribosomal protein L18 has product MDKKASRIRRATRARRKIAELGATRLVVHRTPRHVYAQVIAANGSEVIAAASTVEKAIREQVKNTGNVDAAKAVGKAIAERALEKGVDAVAFDRSGFQYHGRVAALAESAREAGLKF; this is encoded by the coding sequence ATGGATAAGAAAGCATCTCGCATCCGTCGTGCTACACGTGCACGTCGTAAGATTGCAGAACTGGGTGCAACTCGCCTAGTAGTACACCGTACTCCTCGTCACGTGTACGCTCAGGTTATTGCAGCTAATGGCTCTGAGGTTATCGCAGCAGCTTCTACTGTAGAAAAAGCGATCCGTGAGCAAGTTAAGAACACTGGTAACGTTGATGCAGCTAAAGCAGTAGGTAAAGCTATTGCAGAGCGCGCGCTTGAAAAAGGCGTTGACGCAGTTGCATTTGATCGTTCTGGTTTCCAATACCACGGTCGAGTGGCGGCGCTAGCAGAATCTGCTCGCGAAGCTGGTCTGAAATTCTAA
- the rplF gene encoding 50S ribosomal protein L6, with translation MSRVAKAPVAIPAGVEVKLNGQEITVKGAKGELSRVLNDAVVVAQEENNLTFGPREGVVNAWAQAGTARALVNNMVVGVTEGFTKKLTLKGVGYRAAIKGNAVGLTLGFSHPVEHELPAGIKAECPSQTEIVITGCDKQLVGQVAADIRSYREPEPYKGKGVRYADENVRTKEAKKK, from the coding sequence ATGTCTCGTGTTGCAAAAGCACCTGTCGCTATTCCAGCTGGCGTAGAGGTGAAACTAAACGGCCAAGAAATCACTGTAAAAGGTGCTAAAGGCGAACTATCTCGCGTTCTTAACGACGCAGTAGTTGTAGCTCAGGAAGAAAACAATCTTACTTTCGGTCCACGTGAAGGTGTTGTAAACGCATGGGCACAAGCAGGTACTGCTCGCGCTCTAGTTAACAACATGGTTGTTGGTGTTACTGAAGGCTTTACTAAGAAGCTAACCCTTAAGGGTGTTGGTTACCGCGCTGCTATTAAAGGCAACGCTGTAGGTCTAACTCTAGGCTTCTCTCACCCAGTTGAGCACGAGTTGCCAGCGGGTATTAAAGCTGAATGTCCAAGCCAAACTGAAATCGTGATCACTGGTTGTGACAAGCAACTTGTTGGTCAGGTTGCGGCTGACATTCGTTCTTACCGTGAGCCTGAGCCTTACAAAGGTAAAGGTGTTCGTTACGCAGATGAAAATGTGCGTACTAAAGAAGCTAAGAAGAAGTAA